A single window of Poecilia reticulata strain Guanapo linkage group LG10, Guppy_female_1.0+MT, whole genome shotgun sequence DNA harbors:
- the sting1 gene encoding stimulator of interferon genes protein isoform X3, which translates to MHCLRDEDALIPSPRGSLPKVCAALVATIATMGILLLSPGRLINLVALATLIVTLGPLLHGLYLLFEELLHHSNTRYRGRSLLSHILPACGLGPKTLLAAAMAALLLYLTRRCLIHKGQSWELVVLVPVLYALFKCLGVLGPSEVEVSDICEDRKMNVAHGLAWSFYLGYLQLVLPSLEKSIDSFRGSHRDSFWARGSQKLLILIPLDANISHKLEDEDSHVQFYDSLPNSELDRAGVRGRVYKHSVYRVKDEXGKAHDCAVEYATPLLTLYRMSQERNAGFGEPERRQQVLLFYRTLRDILDQSLECRNRYRLVLIKDEHEDDPHFLSKAILRHLEQQNKEEFCLSRAPQQETNGPVEVEDWHHSEPMSREPTLMISLDRPQPLRGPIEDTDSFRAT; encoded by the exons ATGCATTGCCTTCGAGATGAGGACGCTCTTATCCCGTCACCTCGTGGAAGTTTACCAAAAGTTTGCGCTGCATTGGTGGCTACCATAGCAACCATGGGAATCCTGCTTCTGTCTCCTGGTAGGCTAATTAACCTGGTAGCTTTAGCAACACTCATAGTGACTCTTGGCCCCCTGCTGCATGGACTCTATCTGCTGTTTGAGGAGCTGTTGCACCATTCAAACACAAG GTATCGAGGTCGGTCGCTGCTCAGCCACATCCTGCCAGCCTGTGGATTGGGGCCTAAGACTTTGCTGGCGGCAGCAATGGCCGCCCTCCTGCTGTACCTGACCAGACGCTGTCTGATTCACAAAGGCCAAAGCTGGGAGCTCGTTGTTCTGGTTCCTGTGCTTTATGCGCTCTTCAAATGCCTGGGAGTCCTG GGTCCGTCGGAGGTGGAGGTATCGGACATCTGCGAGGACAGGAAGATGAACGTGGCACATGGCCTGGCCTGGTCCTTCTACCTCGGTTACCTCCAGCTGGTGCTCCCAA GTTTGGAGAAGTCCATCGATTCATTTCGCGGCTCTCATCGTGACAGCTTCTGGGCTCGTGGCTCCCAGAAGCTCCTCATCCTCATTCCTCTCGACGCCAACATATCGCACAAGCTGGAGGACGAAGACAGCCACGTCCAGTTCTACGACAGCCTCCCGAACAGCGAGCTGGACAGGGCCGGGGTCCGGGGCCGCGTCTACAAGCACAGCGTCTACAGAGTGAAGGACGAGCKCGGGAAG GCCCATGACTGCGCTGTGGAGTACGCGACACCCCTGCTGACTCTGTACCGCATGTCCCAGGAGAGAAACGCAGGTTTTGGGGAGCCTGAGCGCAGGCAGCAGGTCCTTCTCTTCTACCGGACCCTGAGGGACATCCTGGACCAGTCTCTGGAGTGCCGCAACCGCTACAGACTCGTCCTGATCAAAG ATGAGCACGAGGATGACCCTCACTTCCTGTCCAAAGCCATCCTGAGGCATCTGgagcagcagaacaaagaggAGTTCTGTCTGAGCAGAGCGCCGCAGCAGGAGACCAACGGACCCGTGGAGGTGGAGGACTGGCACCACTCTGAACCAATGAGCCGAGAGCCCACGCTGATGATCAGCCTAGACAGGCCTCAGCCTCTGAGGGGGCCCATCGAGGACACCGACAGCTTCAGAGCAACTTAA
- the sting1 gene encoding stimulator of interferon genes protein isoform X2, translating to MERRKQTFHGTDGLVRSPHASHRRKQRPEMHCLRDEDALIPSPRGSLPKVCAALVATIATMGILLLSPGRLINLVALATLIVTLGPLLHGLYLLFEELLHHSNTRYRGRSLLSHILPACGLGPKTLLAAAMAALLLYLTRRCLIHKGQSWELVVLVPVLYALFKCLGVLGPSEVEVSDICEDRKMNVAHGLAWSFYLGYLQLVLPSLEKSIDSFRGSHRDSFWARGSQKLLILIPLDANISHKLEDEDSHVQFYDSLPNSELDRAGVRGRVYKHSVYRVKDEXGKAHDCAVEYATPLLTLYRMSQERNAGFGEPERRQQVLLFYRTLRDILDQSLECRNRYRLVLIKDEHEDDPHFLSKAILRHLEQQNKEEFCLSRAPQQETNGPVEVEDWHHSEPMSREPTLMISLDRPQPLRGPIEDTDSFRAT from the exons ATGGAAMGGAGGAAACAAACCTTCCACGGCACAGATGGACTTGTTCGTTCGCCGCATGCCTCCCATCGGAGAAAACAGCGTCCAGAG ATGCATTGCCTTCGAGATGAGGACGCTCTTATCCCGTCACCTCGTGGAAGTTTACCAAAAGTTTGCGCTGCATTGGTGGCTACCATAGCAACCATGGGAATCCTGCTTCTGTCTCCTGGTAGGCTAATTAACCTGGTAGCTTTAGCAACACTCATAGTGACTCTTGGCCCCCTGCTGCATGGACTCTATCTGCTGTTTGAGGAGCTGTTGCACCATTCAAACACAAG GTATCGAGGTCGGTCGCTGCTCAGCCACATCCTGCCAGCCTGTGGATTGGGGCCTAAGACTTTGCTGGCGGCAGCAATGGCCGCCCTCCTGCTGTACCTGACCAGACGCTGTCTGATTCACAAAGGCCAAAGCTGGGAGCTCGTTGTTCTGGTTCCTGTGCTTTATGCGCTCTTCAAATGCCTGGGAGTCCTG GGTCCGTCGGAGGTGGAGGTATCGGACATCTGCGAGGACAGGAAGATGAACGTGGCACATGGCCTGGCCTGGTCCTTCTACCTCGGTTACCTCCAGCTGGTGCTCCCAA GTTTGGAGAAGTCCATCGATTCATTTCGCGGCTCTCATCGTGACAGCTTCTGGGCTCGTGGCTCCCAGAAGCTCCTCATCCTCATTCCTCTCGACGCCAACATATCGCACAAGCTGGAGGACGAAGACAGCCACGTCCAGTTCTACGACAGCCTCCCGAACAGCGAGCTGGACAGGGCCGGGGTCCGGGGCCGCGTCTACAAGCACAGCGTCTACAGAGTGAAGGACGAGCKCGGGAAG GCCCATGACTGCGCTGTGGAGTACGCGACACCCCTGCTGACTCTGTACCGCATGTCCCAGGAGAGAAACGCAGGTTTTGGGGAGCCTGAGCGCAGGCAGCAGGTCCTTCTCTTCTACCGGACCCTGAGGGACATCCTGGACCAGTCTCTGGAGTGCCGCAACCGCTACAGACTCGTCCTGATCAAAG ATGAGCACGAGGATGACCCTCACTTCCTGTCCAAAGCCATCCTGAGGCATCTGgagcagcagaacaaagaggAGTTCTGTCTGAGCAGAGCGCCGCAGCAGGAGACCAACGGACCCGTGGAGGTGGAGGACTGGCACCACTCTGAACCAATGAGCCGAGAGCCCACGCTGATGATCAGCCTAGACAGGCCTCAGCCTCTGAGGGGGCCCATCGAGGACACCGACAGCTTCAGAGCAACTTAA
- the LOC103471058 gene encoding DNA damage-inducible transcript 4-like protein → MVYIAAMPFAHGVSFLTEEESVVEMIGKYFFHHSSPGRGSSSARRGSVESCDERDSNWPSADLDAGVEDEQRLLLLDLTRQIECCLTEAKLSVLCCQVLLLPRNMITRVGHHILHSSADEPCGLRGASIRLYVEGKDDLKYVGTVVPDPDVTPTFELSVVFKVDKKDGWHIFDSGKVLKLRPELRLVKRKLYSSESPVIYEFS, encoded by the exons ATGGTCTATATCGCCGCTATGCCCTTTGCACATGGAGTGTCTTTCTTGACGGAGGAGGAAAGCGTGGTGGAGATGATTGGAAAGTACTTCTTCCATCACAGCTCTCCGGGCCGTGGGTCGAGTTCGGCCCGGCGGGGAAGCGTTGAGAGTTGCGATGAGAGGGACAGCAACTGGCCTT CCGCAGATTTGGATGCTGGTGTTGAGGACGAACAGCGGCTCCTCCTTCTGGACCTGACCCGGCAGATTGAGTGCTGTCTGACAGAAGCCAAGCTGTCTGTCCTGTGCTGCCAGGTGCTGCTGCTTCCTCGCAACATGATCACCAGGGTCGGGCACCACATCCTGCACTCCTCTGCCGATGAGCCCTGCGGGCTCCGGGGCGCCTCAATCAGGCTGTACGTTGAGGGCAAAGATGACCTCAAGTATGTGGGGACTGTCGTTCCGGACCCAGATGTGACCCCGACCTTTGAACTCTCCGTGGTGTTCAAGGTGGACAAGAAGGATGGCTGGCACATCTTTGATTCTGGCAAAGTGCTGAAGCTGAGGCCAGAACTCCGGCTGGTGAAGAGGAAGCTCTACTCCTCTGAAAGTCCCGTGATCTACGAGTTCAGCTAG
- the sting1 gene encoding stimulator of interferon genes protein isoform X1 encodes MDLFVRRMPPIGENSVQRFSSHSFYRTFAGSQAKLTRFLSGKHQREQMHCLRDEDALIPSPRGSLPKVCAALVATIATMGILLLSPGRLINLVALATLIVTLGPLLHGLYLLFEELLHHSNTRYRGRSLLSHILPACGLGPKTLLAAAMAALLLYLTRRCLIHKGQSWELVVLVPVLYALFKCLGVLGPSEVEVSDICEDRKMNVAHGLAWSFYLGYLQLVLPSLEKSIDSFRGSHRDSFWARGSQKLLILIPLDANISHKLEDEDSHVQFYDSLPNSELDRAGVRGRVYKHSVYRVKDEXGKAHDCAVEYATPLLTLYRMSQERNAGFGEPERRQQVLLFYRTLRDILDQSLECRNRYRLVLIKDEHEDDPHFLSKAILRHLEQQNKEEFCLSRAPQQETNGPVEVEDWHHSEPMSREPTLMISLDRPQPLRGPIEDTDSFRAT; translated from the exons ATGGACTTGTTCGTTCGCCGCATGCCTCCCATCGGAGAAAACAGCGTCCAGAGGTTTTCTTCCCACTCGTTTTACCGAACCTTTGCTGGAAGCCAGGCCAAACTCACACGGTTTCTGTCCGGAAAGCATCAACGTGAACAG ATGCATTGCCTTCGAGATGAGGACGCTCTTATCCCGTCACCTCGTGGAAGTTTACCAAAAGTTTGCGCTGCATTGGTGGCTACCATAGCAACCATGGGAATCCTGCTTCTGTCTCCTGGTAGGCTAATTAACCTGGTAGCTTTAGCAACACTCATAGTGACTCTTGGCCCCCTGCTGCATGGACTCTATCTGCTGTTTGAGGAGCTGTTGCACCATTCAAACACAAG GTATCGAGGTCGGTCGCTGCTCAGCCACATCCTGCCAGCCTGTGGATTGGGGCCTAAGACTTTGCTGGCGGCAGCAATGGCCGCCCTCCTGCTGTACCTGACCAGACGCTGTCTGATTCACAAAGGCCAAAGCTGGGAGCTCGTTGTTCTGGTTCCTGTGCTTTATGCGCTCTTCAAATGCCTGGGAGTCCTG GGTCCGTCGGAGGTGGAGGTATCGGACATCTGCGAGGACAGGAAGATGAACGTGGCACATGGCCTGGCCTGGTCCTTCTACCTCGGTTACCTCCAGCTGGTGCTCCCAA GTTTGGAGAAGTCCATCGATTCATTTCGCGGCTCTCATCGTGACAGCTTCTGGGCTCGTGGCTCCCAGAAGCTCCTCATCCTCATTCCTCTCGACGCCAACATATCGCACAAGCTGGAGGACGAAGACAGCCACGTCCAGTTCTACGACAGCCTCCCGAACAGCGAGCTGGACAGGGCCGGGGTCCGGGGCCGCGTCTACAAGCACAGCGTCTACAGAGTGAAGGACGAGCKCGGGAAG GCCCATGACTGCGCTGTGGAGTACGCGACACCCCTGCTGACTCTGTACCGCATGTCCCAGGAGAGAAACGCAGGTTTTGGGGAGCCTGAGCGCAGGCAGCAGGTCCTTCTCTTCTACCGGACCCTGAGGGACATCCTGGACCAGTCTCTGGAGTGCCGCAACCGCTACAGACTCGTCCTGATCAAAG ATGAGCACGAGGATGACCCTCACTTCCTGTCCAAAGCCATCCTGAGGCATCTGgagcagcagaacaaagaggAGTTCTGTCTGAGCAGAGCGCCGCAGCAGGAGACCAACGGACCCGTGGAGGTGGAGGACTGGCACCACTCTGAACCAATGAGCCGAGAGCCCACGCTGATGATCAGCCTAGACAGGCCTCAGCCTCTGAGGGGGCCCATCGAGGACACCGACAGCTTCAGAGCAACTTAA